A single window of Egibacteraceae bacterium DNA harbors:
- a CDS encoding carbonic anhydrase, whose product MSVTENLLEYNRGYAERFAQGGRPAEPARGVAVVTCMDARVHPESLLGLELGDAHVLRNAGGRVTDDVLRSLIISAHVLGTREYLVIHHTRCGMLGATNDALRARVAAATGADASGIDFLPFDDMDDSVRDDVQLIRASPHLPADATVSGYVYDVDTGALSAVSGRNRE is encoded by the coding sequence GTGAGCGTGACCGAGAACCTGTTGGAGTACAACCGGGGCTATGCCGAGCGCTTCGCCCAGGGCGGCCGGCCGGCCGAGCCGGCCCGTGGCGTGGCGGTCGTCACCTGCATGGACGCGCGGGTGCACCCCGAGAGCCTGCTCGGCCTGGAGCTCGGCGACGCGCACGTGCTGCGCAACGCCGGCGGCCGGGTCACCGACGACGTGCTGCGCAGCCTCATCATCTCCGCCCACGTGCTCGGCACCCGCGAGTACCTCGTCATCCACCACACGAGGTGCGGGATGCTCGGCGCCACCAACGACGCGCTGCGCGCCCGGGTCGCGGCCGCGACCGGAGCCGACGCCTCCGGCATCGACTTCCTGCCGTTCGACGACATGGACGACAGCGTCCGCGACGACGTGCAGCTGATCCGCGCCAGCCCCCACCTGCCCGCCGACGCGACCGTGTCGGGCTACGTCTACGACGTCGACACCGGCGCGCTGAGCGCGGTGTCGGGCCGTAACCGCGAGTAA
- a CDS encoding ABC transporter ATP-binding protein, with protein sequence MSLPGHVGLWRREPEADVVPTRETVARVWSFVRAYRRPMAAYLALVAVGSVLGATLPLLYKAVIDDAIGDGRLALLNVLALAILAVGALGALAEVSARWLASRIGEGVVFDLRVTLFDHVQRLPLAFFTRIQTGALISRLNNDVIGSQRPFTETVGQIAQTIVGVTAVLGFMVVLDWRLTLLSLTIAPLFIIVLRAMSGRLRTLMQRQMDANAGLATQMTERFQVGGALLVKLFGNRADERERFGHRASTLRDVGVAMSVYTRAFFVMFSTVAVVGTGLVYWYGGRMVIQGAVTLGTLVAFTVYLQRLYSPLTMLSNAKVELTSAFVSFHRVFEVLDFPIQLDEAADAVALTDPAGRVAFERVWFRYPPPDQVAIPSLEGDQASAGYDPGAWALRDVSFVIPPGHTVALVGPSGAGKTTLSLLVARLYDATEGAVRLDGVDVRDVTLDSLGTAVGMVTQDPHLFHDSIRNNLRYAKPDASDDELVAAASAARIHELIASLPDGYDTLVGERGYRLSGGEKQRLAIARLLLKDPAVMILDEATAHLDSESEQLIQVALAEAMAGRSCLVIAHRLSTVANADEILVLDAGRIVERGTHTQLLAAGGIYQDLYQIQFQRA encoded by the coding sequence ATGTCCTTACCCGGTCACGTGGGATTATGGCGCCGCGAGCCGGAGGCCGACGTCGTCCCCACCCGCGAGACCGTGGCGCGGGTGTGGTCCTTCGTCCGCGCCTACCGCCGGCCGATGGCCGCCTACCTCGCCCTCGTCGCCGTCGGCTCGGTGCTCGGCGCGACGCTCCCGCTGCTGTACAAGGCGGTGATCGACGACGCGATCGGCGACGGCCGTCTCGCCCTGCTGAACGTCCTGGCGCTGGCGATCCTCGCGGTCGGGGCGCTCGGCGCGCTCGCTGAGGTGTCCGCCCGCTGGCTCGCGTCCCGCATCGGCGAGGGCGTGGTCTTCGACCTGCGCGTGACGCTGTTCGACCACGTCCAACGCCTGCCCCTGGCGTTCTTCACCCGCATCCAGACCGGCGCGCTCATCAGCCGGCTCAACAACGACGTGATCGGGTCGCAGCGCCCCTTCACCGAGACGGTCGGTCAGATCGCCCAGACCATCGTGGGCGTCACGGCGGTCCTGGGTTTCATGGTCGTGCTCGACTGGCGCCTCACGCTGCTGTCGCTCACGATCGCCCCGCTGTTCATCATCGTGCTGCGCGCCATGAGCGGGCGGTTGCGCACGCTGATGCAGCGCCAGATGGACGCGAACGCCGGCCTCGCCACGCAGATGACCGAGCGCTTCCAGGTGGGCGGGGCGCTGCTCGTCAAGCTGTTCGGCAACCGCGCCGACGAGCGCGAGCGCTTCGGCCACCGCGCCAGCACCTTGCGCGACGTGGGCGTGGCGATGAGCGTGTACACGCGGGCGTTCTTCGTGATGTTCTCGACCGTGGCGGTGGTCGGCACCGGGCTCGTCTACTGGTACGGCGGGCGGATGGTGATCCAGGGGGCGGTGACCCTCGGCACGCTCGTGGCGTTCACGGTCTACCTGCAGCGGCTCTACTCGCCGCTGACCATGCTGAGCAACGCCAAGGTCGAGCTCACCTCGGCGTTCGTGTCGTTCCACCGGGTCTTCGAGGTGCTGGACTTCCCCATCCAGCTCGACGAGGCCGCGGACGCGGTCGCCCTGACCGATCCGGCCGGGCGGGTCGCGTTCGAGCGCGTCTGGTTCCGCTACCCCCCGCCCGACCAGGTCGCGATCCCATCGCTCGAGGGCGACCAGGCCAGCGCGGGCTACGACCCCGGCGCCTGGGCGCTGCGCGACGTGTCGTTCGTGATCCCCCCAGGCCACACCGTGGCCCTCGTCGGCCCGTCGGGCGCGGGCAAGACCACCCTGTCCCTGCTGGTCGCGCGGCTGTACGACGCGACGGAGGGTGCGGTGCGCCTCGACGGTGTCGACGTGCGCGACGTGACCCTCGACAGCCTGGGCACCGCGGTCGGGATGGTCACCCAGGACCCGCACCTGTTCCACGACTCGATCCGCAACAACCTGCGCTACGCCAAGCCCGACGCCTCCGACGACGAGCTGGTCGCGGCCGCCTCGGCCGCCCGCATCCACGAGCTCATCGCCTCCCTGCCCGACGGCTACGACACCCTGGTCGGCGAGCGCGGCTACCGACTGTCCGGTGGCGAGAAGCAGCGCCTGGCGATCGCCCGCCTGCTGCTGAAGGACCCTGCGGTCATGATCCTCGACGAGGCGACCGCCCACCTGGACTCCGAGTCCGAGCAGCTCATCCAGGTGGCCCTGGCCGAGGCGATGGCAGGCCGGTCCTGCCTGGTCATCGCCCACCGGCTGTCCACCGTCGCCAACGCCGACGAGATCCTGGTGCTCGACGCCGGGCGCATCGTGGAGCGCGGCACCCACACCCAGCTACTGGCCGCGGGGGGCATCTACCAGGACCTGTACCAGATCCAGTTCCAGCGGGCGTAG
- a CDS encoding Rho termination factor N-terminal domain-containing protein, with translation MSTATSRTKQQADKAKTSAAKTADQAQRAGRQAERTIRSVVTDTAYATVGLGDTAVGFVRSLNKRAAQTPQRIISLPREAPKAVRTVRDQSAANARKLRGQAAEEFDELTTRGRTLVGSVRSNRSTQESVDRARTARSQVKAAVTSVSRAVKTQSEALDDAVDAVGTTASAHDRKTLESRTVEELQTLAAERDLEGRSQMTKKELVAALSS, from the coding sequence ATGTCGACAGCAACCTCCCGGACCAAGCAGCAGGCCGACAAGGCCAAGACGTCCGCCGCCAAGACGGCCGACCAGGCCCAGCGCGCGGGCCGCCAGGCGGAGCGCACCATCCGCTCGGTCGTCACCGACACCGCCTACGCGACCGTGGGCCTCGGCGACACCGCCGTGGGCTTCGTGCGCTCGCTGAACAAGCGTGCCGCGCAGACGCCCCAGCGCATCATCAGCCTGCCCCGCGAGGCCCCCAAGGCCGTCCGCACCGTGCGTGACCAGAGCGCCGCCAACGCCCGCAAGCTGCGCGGGCAGGCGGCCGAGGAGTTCGACGAGCTCACGACCCGCGGGCGCACCCTCGTGGGGTCGGTCCGCAGCAACCGCTCCACCCAGGAGAGCGTGGACCGCGCTCGGACGGCCCGCTCGCAGGTCAAGGCGGCCGTCACCAGCGTCAGCCGTGCGGTCAAGACCCAGAGCGAGGCGCTGGACGACGCCGTCGATGCCGTCGGCACGACCGCGTCCGCGCACGACCGCAAGACGCTCGAGTCCCGCACCGTCGAGGAGCTGCAGACGCTCGCCGCCGAGCGTGACCTCGAGGGCCGGTCGCAGATGACCAAGAAGGAGCTCGTCGCCGCGCTCAGCAGCTAA
- a CDS encoding UvrD-helicase domain-containing protein, with protein MSESALFADEGPEPELASPELLDGLNPDQAAAVVHRAGPLLIIAGAGSGKTRVLTHRIAHLIRDRDVDPHAILAITFTNKAAHEMKDRVGRMVGDRLVGVERNQDGSVTARRWGGMWVATFHAACSRLLRVEAPRLGYDKAFTIYDAADSARLVALCVKELGMDPKKVAPRGVAHAISAAKNDLIDFDTYALRATDWYTEQVAEVYKRYQGRLHRASAFDFDDLLVKTVELFQLYDDVLEGYRQRFAHVLVDEFQDTNRVQYELVKLLAAEHRNIAVVGDADQCLPPGTMVRTTGGDVPVESIAAGDRVLGTGGGTQPLEGAVTRVYAGNYSGQMWSVTAGGRTLCGTPHHIVPARIPALPGRWFVYLMYRSDRGYRIGITKGARPAMRTRVMEPGYVTRLNGEQGDKLWVLCITDTRAEATYWEAYYAAEYGLPTACFQGAGRRLSMDEGWLERLYTDLETAVPAKQIMRDLELHPEFPHHRPANGRRRHPITLLMFGDQRTQIGHHRIQWSSVREDLIERLGEAGIPLRPNKTGGARLEGSRKSYREAVHLVRDVADRAGIDIRRRMLVQGQHYAFTPLAHLHPGMIVLVERDGTFVEETVEAVDSHRYDGPVYDLEVDPTHTYVADGVLVHNSIYRFRGADIRNILDFERDFPDASRIVLDRNYRSTQTILDAANGVIAHNDGRIDKHLWTDAAGGVQVVRFTGESEQDEAAFVVEEVDRLADRHGVAHGDCAVFYRTNAQSRVLEEVLIRLGMPYQVVGGTRFYERREIKDLLAYLRLLLNPADDVSAKRVLNVPRRGIGAKTEEALDLFAGRQGITFMDACRRVEENPQLSGRAVAAVTDFVRLLDRIRTVAVEEPVELAELVELVWTRTGYLAELQAERTIEAEGRVENIRELAGVAADFAELAPGATLAEFLERVALVSEVDDLDPEASRVTLMTIHNAKGLEFPVVFVVGMEDSVFPHHRSLGDPEELEEERRLCYVAMTRAEQRLYLTNAWRRTLFGGTHANPPSRFLKEVPPELVDQRTTERGGPSRRAARRIEDEDDSVDVGVGDRILHSRFGPGQVLELSGPAGSEEALIRFDESGTKRLLLAYAPLVREA; from the coding sequence GTGAGCGAATCCGCCCTCTTCGCCGACGAAGGACCCGAGCCCGAGCTCGCCAGTCCCGAGCTGCTCGACGGCCTGAACCCCGACCAGGCAGCCGCGGTCGTCCACCGTGCCGGTCCGCTGCTGATCATCGCCGGCGCCGGGTCGGGCAAGACGCGTGTGCTCACGCACCGCATCGCCCACCTCATCCGCGACCGCGACGTCGACCCCCATGCCATCCTGGCGATCACCTTCACCAACAAGGCCGCGCACGAGATGAAGGACCGCGTCGGGCGCATGGTCGGCGACCGCCTGGTCGGCGTCGAGCGCAACCAGGACGGGTCCGTGACCGCGCGTCGCTGGGGCGGCATGTGGGTGGCGACCTTCCACGCCGCCTGCTCGCGGTTGCTGCGCGTGGAGGCCCCGCGCCTGGGCTACGACAAGGCCTTCACGATCTACGACGCGGCCGACTCGGCCCGGCTTGTCGCGCTGTGCGTCAAAGAGCTCGGCATGGACCCGAAGAAGGTCGCGCCCCGCGGGGTCGCGCACGCCATCTCGGCGGCGAAGAACGACCTGATCGACTTCGACACCTACGCGCTGCGGGCCACGGACTGGTACACCGAGCAGGTCGCCGAGGTCTACAAGCGCTACCAGGGGCGCCTGCACCGGGCGAGCGCGTTCGACTTCGACGACCTGCTCGTCAAGACGGTCGAGCTGTTCCAGCTGTACGACGACGTGCTGGAGGGCTACCGTCAGCGCTTCGCCCACGTGCTGGTCGACGAGTTCCAGGACACCAACCGCGTCCAGTACGAGCTGGTCAAGCTGCTCGCCGCCGAGCACCGCAACATCGCCGTGGTGGGCGACGCCGACCAATGCCTCCCCCCGGGGACCATGGTGCGAACCACCGGAGGGGATGTGCCCGTCGAGTCGATCGCCGCGGGTGACCGCGTGCTCGGCACCGGTGGGGGGACCCAGCCCCTCGAGGGCGCCGTCACCAGGGTCTACGCAGGGAACTACAGCGGTCAGATGTGGTCGGTGACCGCCGGGGGGAGAACCCTGTGCGGTACTCCGCACCACATCGTTCCCGCCCGTATCCCCGCGCTACCGGGCCGATGGTTTGTGTACCTCATGTACCGCTCCGACCGGGGCTACCGCATCGGGATCACCAAGGGTGCACGTCCGGCCATGCGTACCCGGGTGATGGAGCCGGGTTACGTGACCCGGCTGAACGGCGAGCAGGGCGACAAGCTCTGGGTGCTGTGCATCACCGACACCCGCGCCGAGGCAACCTACTGGGAGGCGTACTACGCCGCCGAGTACGGGCTGCCGACCGCATGCTTCCAGGGTGCCGGGCGCAGGCTGTCGATGGACGAGGGATGGCTCGAGCGCCTCTACACCGACCTTGAGACCGCCGTGCCGGCGAAGCAGATCATGCGCGATCTCGAGCTGCACCCGGAGTTTCCGCACCACCGTCCGGCCAACGGACGCCGACGTCACCCGATCACCCTTCTCATGTTCGGCGATCAGCGGACCCAGATCGGTCATCACCGGATCCAATGGTCCTCGGTGCGTGAGGACCTGATCGAACGCCTTGGCGAGGCGGGTATCCCACTGCGACCGAACAAGACCGGCGGGGCGCGGCTGGAGGGCAGCCGGAAGTCCTACCGCGAGGCAGTGCACCTCGTCCGCGATGTGGCCGACCGGGCCGGTATCGACATCCGCCGGCGCATGCTCGTCCAGGGACAGCACTACGCATTCACGCCCCTCGCGCACCTGCACCCCGGCATGATCGTGCTCGTCGAGCGTGACGGGACGTTCGTGGAGGAGACGGTCGAGGCGGTCGACTCACACCGGTACGACGGCCCGGTCTACGATCTCGAGGTCGACCCCACGCATACCTATGTCGCCGACGGCGTGCTCGTGCACAACAGCATCTACCGCTTCCGGGGCGCGGACATCCGCAACATCCTGGATTTCGAGCGCGACTTCCCCGACGCGAGCCGCATCGTGCTGGACCGCAACTACCGGTCGACCCAGACGATCCTCGACGCGGCCAACGGGGTCATCGCGCACAACGACGGCCGCATCGACAAGCACCTGTGGACCGACGCCGCCGGCGGGGTGCAGGTCGTGCGCTTCACCGGCGAGAGCGAGCAGGACGAGGCCGCCTTCGTCGTCGAGGAGGTCGACCGCCTCGCCGACCGCCACGGGGTGGCGCACGGCGACTGCGCGGTCTTCTACCGCACCAACGCCCAGTCGCGGGTGCTGGAGGAGGTGCTGATCCGCCTCGGGATGCCCTACCAGGTGGTCGGCGGGACCCGCTTCTACGAGCGCAGGGAGATCAAGGACCTCCTCGCCTACCTGCGCCTGCTGCTCAACCCCGCCGACGACGTCTCGGCCAAGCGGGTGCTGAACGTCCCACGGCGGGGGATCGGGGCGAAGACCGAGGAGGCCCTCGACCTGTTCGCCGGTCGACAGGGCATCACCTTCATGGACGCGTGCCGGCGCGTGGAGGAGAACCCCCAGCTGTCGGGGCGGGCCGTCGCGGCGGTCACCGACTTCGTGCGGCTGCTCGACCGGATCCGCACGGTGGCGGTCGAGGAGCCCGTCGAGCTGGCCGAGCTCGTCGAGCTCGTGTGGACCCGCACCGGCTACCTCGCCGAGCTGCAGGCCGAGCGCACCATCGAGGCCGAGGGACGCGTCGAGAACATCCGCGAGCTCGCCGGCGTGGCTGCCGACTTCGCCGAGCTGGCGCCGGGCGCCACCCTGGCCGAGTTCCTCGAGCGGGTGGCCCTGGTCAGCGAGGTCGACGACTTGGACCCCGAGGCGTCGCGCGTCACCCTGATGACGATCCACAACGCCAAGGGCCTGGAGTTCCCGGTGGTGTTCGTGGTCGGCATGGAGGACTCGGTGTTCCCCCACCACCGCTCGCTGGGCGACCCCGAGGAGCTCGAGGAGGAACGGCGGCTGTGCTACGTCGCCATGACCCGCGCGGAGCAGCGGCTGTACCTCACGAACGCGTGGCGGCGCACGCTGTTCGGGGGCACCCACGCCAACCCGCCGTCACGGTTCCTGAAGGAGGTCCCCCCCGAGCTGGTGGACCAGCGCACTACCGAGCGGGGCGGCCCGTCACGGCGCGCCGCCCGGCGCATCGAGGACGAGGACGACAGCGTGGATGTCGGGGTCGGCGACCGCATCCTGCACTCCCGTTTCGGCCCCGGCCAGGTGCTCGAGCTGTCGGGTCCCGCCGGCAGCGAGGAGGCGCTCATCCGCTTCGACGAGTCGGGCACCAAGCGTTTGCTGCTGGCGTACGCACCGCTGGTGCGCGAGGCCTGA
- a CDS encoding DNA repair helicase XPB, with protein sequence MADYDNPLIVQSDATVLLEVASPKAGDARAALARFAELEKSPEHVHTYRITPLSLWNAASAGVGGDDVTTTLTDYAKYPVPESVLVDVRDQMSRYGRLRLVRDFDSGALALTSAEPALLAEVTHDREVAGLLGERLDGNRHAVRLGDRGPLKQALMRLGWPAADEAGYDDGADLDVGLRATLRTYQADAVASWWADGSAAGGNGVLVLPCGAGKTVIGLAAMAQSGASTLIVATSIVAARQWIAELRDKTDLPAEAIGEYSGDRKQVRPVTVATYQVLTWRDPGAGEDAELGVAHPHLGLFDAQRWGLVVYDEVHLLPAPVFRATAQIQAVRRLGLTATLVREDGKEPDVFALIGPKRYDAPWRELEAQGWIAPARCTEVRVDLPEDVRMRYATAPAQQRYRIAATATAKLAVLDALVARHPEDRILVIGTYLDQLKVVAARLDAPLVTGQTGQAAREERFAAFRHGSLQLLVVSKVANFAIDLPEANVAIQLSGQFGSRQEEAQRLGRILRPKADGGQASFYTVVARETVDQAFAANRQRFLAEQGYAYTILDADEVVS encoded by the coding sequence ATGGCCGACTACGACAACCCGCTGATCGTGCAGTCCGACGCGACCGTGCTGCTGGAGGTCGCCAGCCCCAAGGCAGGGGATGCCCGCGCCGCGCTGGCGCGCTTCGCCGAGCTGGAGAAGTCCCCCGAGCACGTCCACACCTACCGCATCACCCCGCTGTCGCTGTGGAACGCCGCCTCCGCGGGCGTCGGTGGCGACGACGTGACCACGACCCTCACCGACTACGCCAAGTACCCGGTCCCCGAGTCGGTCCTGGTCGACGTCCGTGACCAGATGAGCCGCTACGGACGGCTGCGGCTGGTGCGCGACTTCGACAGCGGCGCGCTGGCGCTGACCAGCGCCGAGCCGGCGCTGCTCGCCGAGGTCACCCACGACCGCGAGGTCGCCGGGCTGCTCGGCGAGCGCCTCGACGGCAACCGCCACGCCGTGCGTCTCGGGGACCGGGGCCCGCTCAAGCAGGCGCTCATGCGCCTGGGCTGGCCCGCCGCCGACGAGGCCGGCTACGACGACGGCGCCGACCTCGACGTCGGCTTGCGCGCGACGCTGCGCACCTACCAGGCCGACGCGGTGGCCAGCTGGTGGGCCGACGGCTCCGCCGCCGGCGGCAACGGCGTGCTGGTCCTGCCCTGCGGGGCCGGCAAGACGGTGATCGGGCTGGCGGCCATGGCGCAGTCGGGCGCCTCGACGCTGATCGTGGCGACCTCGATCGTCGCCGCACGCCAGTGGATCGCCGAGCTGCGCGACAAGACCGACCTGCCGGCCGAGGCGATCGGGGAGTACTCGGGGGACCGCAAGCAGGTCCGTCCGGTGACCGTGGCGACCTACCAGGTGCTGACCTGGCGCGACCCCGGCGCCGGCGAGGACGCCGAGCTGGGCGTTGCCCACCCCCACCTCGGGTTGTTCGACGCGCAGCGCTGGGGGCTGGTGGTCTACGACGAGGTCCACCTGCTGCCCGCACCGGTCTTCCGCGCCACCGCCCAGATCCAGGCCGTGCGCCGCCTCGGGCTGACCGCGACGCTGGTGCGCGAGGACGGCAAGGAACCCGACGTGTTCGCGCTGATCGGCCCGAAGCGCTACGACGCGCCCTGGCGGGAGCTGGAGGCCCAGGGCTGGATCGCCCCGGCGCGCTGCACCGAGGTGCGGGTGGACCTGCCCGAGGACGTGCGCATGCGCTACGCCACCGCACCGGCCCAGCAGCGCTACCGCATCGCGGCGACCGCGACCGCCAAGCTGGCGGTGCTCGACGCGCTGGTGGCCCGCCACCCCGAGGACCGGATCCTGGTGATCGGCACCTACCTCGACCAGCTCAAGGTCGTCGCCGCGCGCCTCGACGCCCCGCTGGTCACCGGCCAGACCGGCCAGGCCGCCCGCGAAGAGCGCTTCGCGGCGTTCCGCCACGGGTCCCTGCAGCTGCTGGTCGTCAGCAAGGTCGCGAACTTCGCGATCGACCTGCCCGAAGCCAACGTGGCGATCCAGCTGTCCGGCCAGTTCGGCTCCCGCCAGGAGGAGGCCCAGCGCCTCGGGCGGATCCTGCGACCCAAGGCCGACGGCGGCCAGGCCAGCTTCTACACGGTGGTCGCCCGCGAGACCGTCGACCAGGCCTTCGCCGCCAATCGCCAGCGCTTCCTCGCCGAGCAGGGCTACGCCTACACCATCCTCGACGCCGACGAGGTCGTGTCCTGA
- a CDS encoding helicase-associated domain-containing protein — MPTNDLAERLRTLAPGQLAGLLTRVPVLRDALEGHGPLADVNVYGIVYPQQFRVGQRTIERLATLLSSSLGIDACLASLDRTARDLVTLAVWQGGSVSRDQALAEVAACGADPEALAPLLDEAAASLAVVLLTDPGAGWVVLRPGVDRVADLPGVPVRAFLEQMRSDALAQVLRNHGVTRVPSRKPERVEALEALLRDGEAVQESVARLSDDACRRFMRLCDDGPQTVRDLGLAYYQPWDRTLTPLRELEAFCLVGVDYSAQECWVWLDVLVALRGGAVTEWPSPPAPTPVPVRDPGGLPEVLSHLAALLALWRADPAPALTNGGLGVRPVRAAAKQLGLPAGAVGLLVNLAVALGLLDQVQVGTTGRGRAAKPVLAWGPTALADDYASRPAEERWALLVQAWHDAEDLDETAGLPERLESTDWYGVPVARAALLHLLAELAPGTGLDDDDLAAAAAHRYPALLHPPVAAHLAAAVRTLGLAPPDGPVGLTALGRALLDGPAALAVALPAPATSFVVQADLSVVAPPDLAPDIGARLARYAELESAAGARLYRLAESRMAAALDAGESDEDIVGFLDAHSGAPLPQNVTYLVGDVARRHGRVRAGGCAAYVRCDDAALLSRALGVKAAKLRALAPTVAVSALAPDKVVAALRARGLMPVAEDADGVVLRPAASAPAPAAGLDLPDLRTRVTGSPAQAHKLAADLLAAPPPQPVRGRAPAQTGPTLLDPWDDDVDAGMDDEEWEDIDIDLLEAGRQALQDLLADGQRRRGIR; from the coding sequence GTGCCGACCAACGACCTGGCCGAGCGGCTGCGGACCTTGGCACCCGGCCAGCTGGCCGGACTGCTCACCCGCGTGCCCGTCCTGCGCGACGCGCTGGAGGGCCATGGCCCGCTTGCCGACGTCAATGTGTACGGGATCGTCTACCCCCAGCAGTTCCGCGTGGGGCAGCGCACGATCGAGCGGCTCGCCACGCTCCTGTCGAGCTCGCTGGGCATCGACGCGTGCCTGGCCAGCCTGGACCGCACGGCCCGTGACCTGGTGACCCTCGCCGTGTGGCAAGGCGGGTCGGTGAGCCGCGACCAGGCGCTGGCCGAGGTCGCCGCGTGCGGCGCGGACCCCGAGGCCCTCGCCCCACTGCTGGACGAGGCTGCAGCGTCCCTGGCCGTGGTGCTGCTCACCGACCCGGGGGCCGGGTGGGTCGTGCTGCGCCCCGGTGTGGACCGGGTCGCGGACCTGCCCGGGGTGCCCGTGCGGGCGTTCCTGGAGCAGATGCGCAGCGACGCGCTCGCGCAGGTCCTGCGCAACCACGGGGTGACCCGTGTCCCGTCCCGCAAGCCCGAGCGGGTCGAGGCCCTGGAGGCGCTGCTGCGCGACGGTGAGGCCGTGCAGGAGTCGGTGGCGCGTCTGAGCGACGACGCCTGCCGGAGGTTCATGCGCCTGTGCGACGACGGCCCGCAGACGGTCCGCGACCTCGGCCTGGCCTACTACCAGCCGTGGGACCGCACGCTCACCCCGCTGCGGGAGCTGGAGGCGTTCTGCCTCGTCGGGGTGGACTACAGCGCGCAGGAGTGCTGGGTGTGGCTTGACGTGCTCGTCGCGTTGCGTGGCGGGGCTGTCACCGAGTGGCCGTCCCCCCCGGCGCCCACGCCTGTCCCGGTGCGCGACCCCGGCGGCCTTCCTGAGGTGCTCAGCCACCTCGCGGCCCTGCTCGCGCTGTGGCGAGCGGACCCGGCTCCTGCGCTGACCAACGGCGGCCTGGGTGTGCGACCGGTGCGGGCGGCGGCCAAGCAGCTCGGCCTGCCGGCGGGCGCGGTCGGGCTGCTGGTCAACCTGGCCGTCGCGCTGGGCCTGCTCGACCAGGTCCAGGTCGGCACCACTGGGCGGGGACGAGCCGCCAAGCCCGTGCTGGCCTGGGGGCCCACCGCGCTGGCCGACGACTACGCATCGCGCCCCGCCGAGGAGCGGTGGGCGCTGCTGGTCCAGGCCTGGCACGACGCCGAGGATCTCGACGAGACCGCCGGGCTGCCCGAGCGGCTCGAGTCCACCGACTGGTACGGCGTACCGGTGGCCCGCGCTGCGCTGCTGCACCTGCTCGCCGAGCTGGCGCCCGGCACGGGTCTTGACGACGACGACCTCGCCGCCGCCGCCGCGCACCGCTACCCCGCGCTGCTGCACCCACCGGTGGCCGCCCACCTCGCCGCGGCTGTGCGGACCCTCGGCCTGGCGCCCCCCGACGGCCCGGTCGGACTGACCGCGCTCGGCCGGGCCCTGCTCGACGGCCCGGCCGCGCTGGCCGTGGCGTTGCCGGCGCCGGCGACCAGCTTTGTGGTGCAGGCCGACCTGTCGGTCGTCGCCCCGCCCGACCTGGCGCCCGACATCGGCGCCCGTCTGGCGCGCTACGCCGAGCTGGAGTCCGCCGCGGGAGCCCGGCTGTACCGCCTCGCCGAGAGCAGGATGGCCGCTGCCCTGGACGCCGGGGAGTCCGACGAGGACATCGTGGGCTTCCTCGACGCGCACAGCGGCGCGCCGCTGCCCCAGAACGTGACCTACCTGGTGGGCGACGTCGCCCGCCGCCACGGGCGCGTGCGCGCCGGCGGCTGCGCCGCCTACGTGCGTTGCGACGACGCCGCGCTGCTGTCGCGCGCGCTGGGGGTCAAGGCCGCCAAGCTGCGCGCGCTGGCTCCCACGGTGGCGGTGTCGGCTCTGGCGCCCGACAAGGTCGTCGCGGCGCTGCGCGCCAGAGGCTTGATGCCGGTGGCCGAGGACGCCGACGGCGTGGTGCTGCGCCCGGCGGCCAGCGCCCCCGCACCCGCCGCCGGCCTGGACCTGCCGGACCTGCGCACCCGCGTGACGGGCAGCCCGGCGCAGGCGCACAAGCTCGCCGCCGACCTGCTCGCCGCGCCGCCGCCCCAGCCCGTCCGCGGCCGCGCCCCGGCGCAGACAGGCCCGACGCTGCTTGACCCCTGGGACGACGACGTCGATGCCGGCATGGACGACGAGGAGTGGGAAGACATCGACATCGACCTGCTCGAGGCAGGCCGCCAGGCACTCCAGGACCTGCTCGCCGACGGCCAGCGCCGGAGGGGAATCCGCTGA
- a CDS encoding nucleotidyl transferase AbiEii/AbiGii toxin family protein yields MTFRQALEVLAAVYRRGVDCVVVGGIAMALHGIVRATEDLDLFVRATPENLDRIRQALGDLYDDPEIELITVGDLAGEFSVVRYGPPGVDYVIDLIARLGEAFDFDDIESQAIDVDGVTVTVATPAMLYRMKRDTVRPQDRADAAELQRRFGLTDGGG; encoded by the coding sequence ATGACCTTCAGGCAGGCGCTGGAGGTGCTGGCCGCCGTGTACCGGCGGGGCGTGGATTGCGTGGTTGTCGGAGGCATTGCGATGGCGCTGCACGGGATCGTGCGGGCCACCGAGGACCTCGACCTGTTCGTGCGGGCCACCCCGGAGAACCTCGACCGGATCCGTCAGGCGCTGGGTGATCTCTACGACGACCCTGAGATCGAGCTGATCACCGTCGGCGATCTGGCGGGGGAGTTCTCCGTCGTCCGCTACGGCCCCCCAGGCGTGGACTACGTCATCGACCTCATCGCCCGCCTCGGTGAGGCGTTCGACTTCGACGACATCGAGTCGCAAGCCATCGATGTGGATGGTGTCACCGTCACCGTGGCCACCCCTGCGATGCTGTACCGCATGAAGCGTGACACGGTGCGACCCCAGGACCGAGCCGATGCCGCCGAGCTGCAACGGCGCTTCGGTCTGACTGACGGGGGTGGATGA